In Uranotaenia lowii strain MFRU-FL chromosome 2, ASM2978415v1, whole genome shotgun sequence, one genomic interval encodes:
- the LOC129746639 gene encoding heat shock factor protein isoform X2, translated as MMHSFSESGAGVPAFLAKLWRLVEDPETNDLISWSSDGRSFIIQNQAQFAKELLPLNYKHNNMASFIRQLNMYGFHKITSIDNGGLRFDKDEMEFTHPCFQKDHPYLLEHIKRKIATAKQQQQDDKGSLKLEVVNRVLTEVKNMRGRQESLDSRFSTMKQENEALWREIAILRQKHLKQQQIVNKLIQFLVTIVQPSRGGLSSMGNASNKRRFQLMINEAPANKTKKSNEGATIEELGEVLEGAAFDEDHDLLSICKDTNNDSVKATQSKSYTRDSTLPEVTSPQSINHQSPYHPENVNEIIEEVVSSSPNFRSSQRRNVPIRPNNSTNRTAGIPKNINQLLDDNKQNMDDGGADFENEDYLVDHVEEGESDPNQFYNDMEMLHTPMVIKEMEKQEQLKRQPTQKVVFKGESLLKGKQNGASAQNQKSGATNGDKKHEYQNNDKKSILTSKQITIVDDADMDAGPSGSNNFTANADVAGRSSVGFDVEDFIVNEVPNDIFEDNGQTAKESPMLGGFNFEPGFYNPNVNINEIKTKQTGGQSQTFNNQTGSSNAASHGNVGVENEAESSNTGSGTLARFISNDIDLNKFTSVIDYGQHIDSVQTDLDSLKELLKGEGYQLDANALLGPIGTAPPIGRFYFAQPSFDADALSKLFSGNEDIMGYEFPMNLPEMSNEEKKNANDGTVATFSTDNSSGSSGHTPGTPYHFMAYRNAAGGQPAATDYIDLNALLSLEENNNTSLF; from the exons ATGATGCATAGTTTCAGTGAGTCAGGTGCCGGAGTTCCAGCGTTTCTGGCCAAGCTGTGGCGGCTGGTAGAAGATCCGGAAACGAACGATTTGATATCTTGGAGCTCG gATGGAAGGagtttcattattcaaaatcaaGCTCAATTCGCCAAAGAGTTGTTGCCACTAAACTACAAACACAACAATATGGCCAGTTTCATACGTCAGCTGAATATGT ATGGCTTCCACAAAATAACTTCTATTGATAACGGCGGGTTGCGATTTGACAAAGATGAGATGGAGTTCACTCATCCCTGCTTCCAGAAAGACCATCCCTATCTGTTGGAGCATATTAAACGTAAAATCGCTACCGCCAAGCAGCAGCAACAGGACGACAAAGGCTCCCTAAAGCTGGAGGTTGTCAATAGGGTGCTGACCGAGGTGAAAAATATGCGCGGCCGGCAGGAGTCGCTTGATTCGCGATTTTCCACCATGAAACAGGAGAACGAAGCCCTGTGGAGGGAAATCGCAATTCTCAGACAGAAGCATTTGAAGCAGCAACAGATTGTGAACAAG cttattcaatttttagtcACCATAGTTCAACCGTCGCGAGGTGGTTTAAGTTCAATGGGAAACGCTAGCAATAAGCGCCGTTTCCAGTTGATGATTAACGAGGCACCTGCTAATAAG ACGAAAAAATCCAACGAAGGTGCAACCATTGAAGAGCTGGGTGAGGTGCTGGAGGGAGCTGCTTTTGATGAGGATCATGACTTATT GTCAATCTGTAAAGATACTAATAATGATTCTGTTAAAGCAACACAATCGAAGAGCTATACAAG AGATTCTACATTACCGGAGGTAACCTCTCCGCAGTCTATAAATCACCAATCGCCGTACCATCCAGAAAATgtgaatgaaattattgaagaaGTTGTGAGTTCTtcgccaaatttcagatctagTCAGAGACGAAATGTACCGATTAGACCAAATAATAGCACTAACCGTACTGCTGGCATtcccaaaaacataaatcaactCCTTGATGACAACAAACAAAACATGGACGACGGCGGTGCCGATTTTGAGAACGAAGATTACCTCGTTGATCACGTCGAGGAAGGGGAATCGGATCCTAATCAGTTCTATAATGATATGGAGATGTTACATACCCCGATGGTTATCAAAGAGATGGAAAAACAAGAACAACTTAAACGACAACCAACTCAGAAGGTTGTTTTCAAAGGAGAAAGTTTGCTCAAGGGCAAGCAAAACGGGGCTTCTGCCCAAAATCAGAAGTCCGGTGCTACTAATGGTGATAAGAAGCATGAATATCAAAATAACGATAAGAAATCGATATTGACCTCGAAGCAAATCACAATTGTCGACGATGCTGACATGGATGCCGGTCCGTCTGGATCAAATAATTTTACTGCTAACGCCGATGTTGCGGGAAGATCCTCGGTTGGATTTGACGTGGAGGATTTCATCGTTAATGAAGTGCCGAATGATATTTTTGAGGACAATGGCCAGACAGCAAAGGAATCGCCGATGTTGGGTGGCTTCAATTTCGAACCAGGTTTCTACAACCCCAATGTCaatataaatgaaattaaaacaaaacaaacgggTGGTCAAAGTCAAACGTTTAATAACCAAACAGGATCGTCAAATGCTGCCTCCCATGGAAATGTTGGTGTTGAAAATGAGGCTGAATCAAGCAATACAGGTTCCGGTACTCTAGCTAGGTTCATCAGTAATGATATCGATTTGAATAAGTTCACTTCGGT gatcGATTATGGTCAACATATTGACAGTGTGCAAACTGATTTGGATTCTTTGAAAGAGCTTTTGAAGGGAGAAGGTTATCAGCTTGATGCTAATGCCTTGCTTGGG CCAATTGGAACAGCACCACCGATTGGCAGATTCTATTTCGCGCAGCCCTCATTCGATGCCGATGCTTTGAGCAAG CTTTTCTCTGGCAATGAGGATATCATGGGCTACGAATTCCCAATGAACTTACCGGAAATGAGTaacgaagaaaagaaaaacgccAACGACGGCACGGTCGCCACCTTTTCGACCGACAACAGCAGCGGCTCTTCAG GTCACACACCGGGCACACCGTATCATTTCATGGCCTATAGAAATGCTGCTGGAGGACAGCCCGCTGCTACTGATTACATCGATCTTAATGCACTTCTCAGTCTCGAAGAAAACAACAACACGTCTCTATTTTAA
- the LOC129746639 gene encoding heat shock factor protein isoform X1 — translation MMHSFSESGAGVPAFLAKLWRLVEDPETNDLISWSSDGRSFIIQNQAQFAKELLPLNYKHNNMASFIRQLNMYGFHKITSIDNGGLRFDKDEMEFTHPCFQKDHPYLLEHIKRKIATAKQQQQDDKGSLKLEVVNRVLTEVKNMRGRQESLDSRFSTMKQENEALWREIAILRQKHLKQQQIVNKLIQFLVTIVQPSRGGLSSMGNASNKRRFQLMINEAPANKTKKSNEGATIEELGEVLEGAAFDEDHDLLSICKDTNNDSVKATQSKSYTRDSTLPEVTSPQSINHQSPYHPENVNEIIEEVVSSSPNFRSSQRRNVPIRPNNSTNRTAGIPKNINQLLDDNKQNMDDGGADFENEDYLVDHVEEGESDPNQFYNDMEMLHTPMVIKEMEKQEQLKRQPTQKVVFKGESLLKGKQNGASAQNQKSGATNGDKKHEYQNNDKKSILTSKQITIVDDADMDAGPSGSNNFTANADVAGRSSVGFDVEDFIVNEVPNDIFEDNGQTAKESPMLGGFNFEPGFYNPNVNINEIKTKQTGGQSQTFNNQTGSSNAASHGNVGVENEAESSNTGSGTLARFISNDIDLNKFTSVIDYGQHIDSVQTDLDSLKELLKGEGYQLDANALLGQPIGTAPPIGRFYFAQPSFDADALSKLFSGNEDIMGYEFPMNLPEMSNEEKKNANDGTVATFSTDNSSGSSGHTPGTPYHFMAYRNAAGGQPAATDYIDLNALLSLEENNNTSLF, via the exons ATGATGCATAGTTTCAGTGAGTCAGGTGCCGGAGTTCCAGCGTTTCTGGCCAAGCTGTGGCGGCTGGTAGAAGATCCGGAAACGAACGATTTGATATCTTGGAGCTCG gATGGAAGGagtttcattattcaaaatcaaGCTCAATTCGCCAAAGAGTTGTTGCCACTAAACTACAAACACAACAATATGGCCAGTTTCATACGTCAGCTGAATATGT ATGGCTTCCACAAAATAACTTCTATTGATAACGGCGGGTTGCGATTTGACAAAGATGAGATGGAGTTCACTCATCCCTGCTTCCAGAAAGACCATCCCTATCTGTTGGAGCATATTAAACGTAAAATCGCTACCGCCAAGCAGCAGCAACAGGACGACAAAGGCTCCCTAAAGCTGGAGGTTGTCAATAGGGTGCTGACCGAGGTGAAAAATATGCGCGGCCGGCAGGAGTCGCTTGATTCGCGATTTTCCACCATGAAACAGGAGAACGAAGCCCTGTGGAGGGAAATCGCAATTCTCAGACAGAAGCATTTGAAGCAGCAACAGATTGTGAACAAG cttattcaatttttagtcACCATAGTTCAACCGTCGCGAGGTGGTTTAAGTTCAATGGGAAACGCTAGCAATAAGCGCCGTTTCCAGTTGATGATTAACGAGGCACCTGCTAATAAG ACGAAAAAATCCAACGAAGGTGCAACCATTGAAGAGCTGGGTGAGGTGCTGGAGGGAGCTGCTTTTGATGAGGATCATGACTTATT GTCAATCTGTAAAGATACTAATAATGATTCTGTTAAAGCAACACAATCGAAGAGCTATACAAG AGATTCTACATTACCGGAGGTAACCTCTCCGCAGTCTATAAATCACCAATCGCCGTACCATCCAGAAAATgtgaatgaaattattgaagaaGTTGTGAGTTCTtcgccaaatttcagatctagTCAGAGACGAAATGTACCGATTAGACCAAATAATAGCACTAACCGTACTGCTGGCATtcccaaaaacataaatcaactCCTTGATGACAACAAACAAAACATGGACGACGGCGGTGCCGATTTTGAGAACGAAGATTACCTCGTTGATCACGTCGAGGAAGGGGAATCGGATCCTAATCAGTTCTATAATGATATGGAGATGTTACATACCCCGATGGTTATCAAAGAGATGGAAAAACAAGAACAACTTAAACGACAACCAACTCAGAAGGTTGTTTTCAAAGGAGAAAGTTTGCTCAAGGGCAAGCAAAACGGGGCTTCTGCCCAAAATCAGAAGTCCGGTGCTACTAATGGTGATAAGAAGCATGAATATCAAAATAACGATAAGAAATCGATATTGACCTCGAAGCAAATCACAATTGTCGACGATGCTGACATGGATGCCGGTCCGTCTGGATCAAATAATTTTACTGCTAACGCCGATGTTGCGGGAAGATCCTCGGTTGGATTTGACGTGGAGGATTTCATCGTTAATGAAGTGCCGAATGATATTTTTGAGGACAATGGCCAGACAGCAAAGGAATCGCCGATGTTGGGTGGCTTCAATTTCGAACCAGGTTTCTACAACCCCAATGTCaatataaatgaaattaaaacaaaacaaacgggTGGTCAAAGTCAAACGTTTAATAACCAAACAGGATCGTCAAATGCTGCCTCCCATGGAAATGTTGGTGTTGAAAATGAGGCTGAATCAAGCAATACAGGTTCCGGTACTCTAGCTAGGTTCATCAGTAATGATATCGATTTGAATAAGTTCACTTCGGT gatcGATTATGGTCAACATATTGACAGTGTGCAAACTGATTTGGATTCTTTGAAAGAGCTTTTGAAGGGAGAAGGTTATCAGCTTGATGCTAATGCCTTGCTTGGG CAGCCAATTGGAACAGCACCACCGATTGGCAGATTCTATTTCGCGCAGCCCTCATTCGATGCCGATGCTTTGAGCAAG CTTTTCTCTGGCAATGAGGATATCATGGGCTACGAATTCCCAATGAACTTACCGGAAATGAGTaacgaagaaaagaaaaacgccAACGACGGCACGGTCGCCACCTTTTCGACCGACAACAGCAGCGGCTCTTCAG GTCACACACCGGGCACACCGTATCATTTCATGGCCTATAGAAATGCTGCTGGAGGACAGCCCGCTGCTACTGATTACATCGATCTTAATGCACTTCTCAGTCTCGAAGAAAACAACAACACGTCTCTATTTTAA
- the LOC129746639 gene encoding heat shock factor protein isoform X4, giving the protein MMHSFSESGAGVPAFLAKLWRLVEDPETNDLISWSSDGRSFIIQNQAQFAKELLPLNYKHNNMASFIRQLNMYGFHKITSIDNGGLRFDKDEMEFTHPCFQKDHPYLLEHIKRKIATAKQQQQDDKGSLKLEVVNRVLTEVKNMRGRQESLDSRFSTMKQENEALWREIAILRQKHLKQQQIVNKLIQFLVTIVQPSRGGLSSMGNASNKRRFQLMINEAPANKTKKSNEGATIEELGEVLEGAAFDEDHDLLSICKDTNNDSVKATQSKSYTRDSTLPEVTSPQSINHQSPYHPENVNEIIEEVVSSSPNFRSSQRRNVPIRPNNSTNRTAGIPKNINQLLDDNKQNMDDGGADFENEDYLVDHVEEGESDPNQFYNDMEMLHTPMVIKEMEKQEQLKRQPTQKVVFKGESLLKGKQNGASAQNQKSGATNGDKKHEYQNNDKKSILTSKQITIVDDADMDAGPSGSNNFTANADVAGRSSVGFDVEDFIVNEVPNDIFEDNGQTAKESPMLGGFNFEPGFYNPNVNINEIKTKQTGGQSQTFNNQTGSSNAASHGNVGVENEAESSNTGSGTLARFISNDIDLNKFTSVIDYGQHIDSVQTDLDSLKELLKGEGYQLDANALLGLFSGNEDIMGYEFPMNLPEMSNEEKKNANDGTVATFSTDNSSGSSGHTPGTPYHFMAYRNAAGGQPAATDYIDLNALLSLEENNNTSLF; this is encoded by the exons ATGATGCATAGTTTCAGTGAGTCAGGTGCCGGAGTTCCAGCGTTTCTGGCCAAGCTGTGGCGGCTGGTAGAAGATCCGGAAACGAACGATTTGATATCTTGGAGCTCG gATGGAAGGagtttcattattcaaaatcaaGCTCAATTCGCCAAAGAGTTGTTGCCACTAAACTACAAACACAACAATATGGCCAGTTTCATACGTCAGCTGAATATGT ATGGCTTCCACAAAATAACTTCTATTGATAACGGCGGGTTGCGATTTGACAAAGATGAGATGGAGTTCACTCATCCCTGCTTCCAGAAAGACCATCCCTATCTGTTGGAGCATATTAAACGTAAAATCGCTACCGCCAAGCAGCAGCAACAGGACGACAAAGGCTCCCTAAAGCTGGAGGTTGTCAATAGGGTGCTGACCGAGGTGAAAAATATGCGCGGCCGGCAGGAGTCGCTTGATTCGCGATTTTCCACCATGAAACAGGAGAACGAAGCCCTGTGGAGGGAAATCGCAATTCTCAGACAGAAGCATTTGAAGCAGCAACAGATTGTGAACAAG cttattcaatttttagtcACCATAGTTCAACCGTCGCGAGGTGGTTTAAGTTCAATGGGAAACGCTAGCAATAAGCGCCGTTTCCAGTTGATGATTAACGAGGCACCTGCTAATAAG ACGAAAAAATCCAACGAAGGTGCAACCATTGAAGAGCTGGGTGAGGTGCTGGAGGGAGCTGCTTTTGATGAGGATCATGACTTATT GTCAATCTGTAAAGATACTAATAATGATTCTGTTAAAGCAACACAATCGAAGAGCTATACAAG AGATTCTACATTACCGGAGGTAACCTCTCCGCAGTCTATAAATCACCAATCGCCGTACCATCCAGAAAATgtgaatgaaattattgaagaaGTTGTGAGTTCTtcgccaaatttcagatctagTCAGAGACGAAATGTACCGATTAGACCAAATAATAGCACTAACCGTACTGCTGGCATtcccaaaaacataaatcaactCCTTGATGACAACAAACAAAACATGGACGACGGCGGTGCCGATTTTGAGAACGAAGATTACCTCGTTGATCACGTCGAGGAAGGGGAATCGGATCCTAATCAGTTCTATAATGATATGGAGATGTTACATACCCCGATGGTTATCAAAGAGATGGAAAAACAAGAACAACTTAAACGACAACCAACTCAGAAGGTTGTTTTCAAAGGAGAAAGTTTGCTCAAGGGCAAGCAAAACGGGGCTTCTGCCCAAAATCAGAAGTCCGGTGCTACTAATGGTGATAAGAAGCATGAATATCAAAATAACGATAAGAAATCGATATTGACCTCGAAGCAAATCACAATTGTCGACGATGCTGACATGGATGCCGGTCCGTCTGGATCAAATAATTTTACTGCTAACGCCGATGTTGCGGGAAGATCCTCGGTTGGATTTGACGTGGAGGATTTCATCGTTAATGAAGTGCCGAATGATATTTTTGAGGACAATGGCCAGACAGCAAAGGAATCGCCGATGTTGGGTGGCTTCAATTTCGAACCAGGTTTCTACAACCCCAATGTCaatataaatgaaattaaaacaaaacaaacgggTGGTCAAAGTCAAACGTTTAATAACCAAACAGGATCGTCAAATGCTGCCTCCCATGGAAATGTTGGTGTTGAAAATGAGGCTGAATCAAGCAATACAGGTTCCGGTACTCTAGCTAGGTTCATCAGTAATGATATCGATTTGAATAAGTTCACTTCGGT gatcGATTATGGTCAACATATTGACAGTGTGCAAACTGATTTGGATTCTTTGAAAGAGCTTTTGAAGGGAGAAGGTTATCAGCTTGATGCTAATGCCTTGCTTGGG CTTTTCTCTGGCAATGAGGATATCATGGGCTACGAATTCCCAATGAACTTACCGGAAATGAGTaacgaagaaaagaaaaacgccAACGACGGCACGGTCGCCACCTTTTCGACCGACAACAGCAGCGGCTCTTCAG GTCACACACCGGGCACACCGTATCATTTCATGGCCTATAGAAATGCTGCTGGAGGACAGCCCGCTGCTACTGATTACATCGATCTTAATGCACTTCTCAGTCTCGAAGAAAACAACAACACGTCTCTATTTTAA
- the LOC129746639 gene encoding heat shock factor protein isoform X3, whose product MMHSFSESGAGVPAFLAKLWRLVEDPETNDLISWSSDGRSFIIQNQAQFAKELLPLNYKHNNMASFIRQLNMYGFHKITSIDNGGLRFDKDEMEFTHPCFQKDHPYLLEHIKRKIATAKQQQQDDKGSLKLEVVNRVLTEVKNMRGRQESLDSRFSTMKQENEALWREIAILRQKHLKQQQIVNKLIQFLVTIVQPSRGGLSSMGNASNKRRFQLMINEAPANKTKKSNEGATIEELGEVLEGAAFDEDHDLLDSTLPEVTSPQSINHQSPYHPENVNEIIEEVVSSSPNFRSSQRRNVPIRPNNSTNRTAGIPKNINQLLDDNKQNMDDGGADFENEDYLVDHVEEGESDPNQFYNDMEMLHTPMVIKEMEKQEQLKRQPTQKVVFKGESLLKGKQNGASAQNQKSGATNGDKKHEYQNNDKKSILTSKQITIVDDADMDAGPSGSNNFTANADVAGRSSVGFDVEDFIVNEVPNDIFEDNGQTAKESPMLGGFNFEPGFYNPNVNINEIKTKQTGGQSQTFNNQTGSSNAASHGNVGVENEAESSNTGSGTLARFISNDIDLNKFTSVIDYGQHIDSVQTDLDSLKELLKGEGYQLDANALLGQPIGTAPPIGRFYFAQPSFDADALSKLFSGNEDIMGYEFPMNLPEMSNEEKKNANDGTVATFSTDNSSGSSGHTPGTPYHFMAYRNAAGGQPAATDYIDLNALLSLEENNNTSLF is encoded by the exons ATGATGCATAGTTTCAGTGAGTCAGGTGCCGGAGTTCCAGCGTTTCTGGCCAAGCTGTGGCGGCTGGTAGAAGATCCGGAAACGAACGATTTGATATCTTGGAGCTCG gATGGAAGGagtttcattattcaaaatcaaGCTCAATTCGCCAAAGAGTTGTTGCCACTAAACTACAAACACAACAATATGGCCAGTTTCATACGTCAGCTGAATATGT ATGGCTTCCACAAAATAACTTCTATTGATAACGGCGGGTTGCGATTTGACAAAGATGAGATGGAGTTCACTCATCCCTGCTTCCAGAAAGACCATCCCTATCTGTTGGAGCATATTAAACGTAAAATCGCTACCGCCAAGCAGCAGCAACAGGACGACAAAGGCTCCCTAAAGCTGGAGGTTGTCAATAGGGTGCTGACCGAGGTGAAAAATATGCGCGGCCGGCAGGAGTCGCTTGATTCGCGATTTTCCACCATGAAACAGGAGAACGAAGCCCTGTGGAGGGAAATCGCAATTCTCAGACAGAAGCATTTGAAGCAGCAACAGATTGTGAACAAG cttattcaatttttagtcACCATAGTTCAACCGTCGCGAGGTGGTTTAAGTTCAATGGGAAACGCTAGCAATAAGCGCCGTTTCCAGTTGATGATTAACGAGGCACCTGCTAATAAG ACGAAAAAATCCAACGAAGGTGCAACCATTGAAGAGCTGGGTGAGGTGCTGGAGGGAGCTGCTTTTGATGAGGATCATGACTTATT AGATTCTACATTACCGGAGGTAACCTCTCCGCAGTCTATAAATCACCAATCGCCGTACCATCCAGAAAATgtgaatgaaattattgaagaaGTTGTGAGTTCTtcgccaaatttcagatctagTCAGAGACGAAATGTACCGATTAGACCAAATAATAGCACTAACCGTACTGCTGGCATtcccaaaaacataaatcaactCCTTGATGACAACAAACAAAACATGGACGACGGCGGTGCCGATTTTGAGAACGAAGATTACCTCGTTGATCACGTCGAGGAAGGGGAATCGGATCCTAATCAGTTCTATAATGATATGGAGATGTTACATACCCCGATGGTTATCAAAGAGATGGAAAAACAAGAACAACTTAAACGACAACCAACTCAGAAGGTTGTTTTCAAAGGAGAAAGTTTGCTCAAGGGCAAGCAAAACGGGGCTTCTGCCCAAAATCAGAAGTCCGGTGCTACTAATGGTGATAAGAAGCATGAATATCAAAATAACGATAAGAAATCGATATTGACCTCGAAGCAAATCACAATTGTCGACGATGCTGACATGGATGCCGGTCCGTCTGGATCAAATAATTTTACTGCTAACGCCGATGTTGCGGGAAGATCCTCGGTTGGATTTGACGTGGAGGATTTCATCGTTAATGAAGTGCCGAATGATATTTTTGAGGACAATGGCCAGACAGCAAAGGAATCGCCGATGTTGGGTGGCTTCAATTTCGAACCAGGTTTCTACAACCCCAATGTCaatataaatgaaattaaaacaaaacaaacgggTGGTCAAAGTCAAACGTTTAATAACCAAACAGGATCGTCAAATGCTGCCTCCCATGGAAATGTTGGTGTTGAAAATGAGGCTGAATCAAGCAATACAGGTTCCGGTACTCTAGCTAGGTTCATCAGTAATGATATCGATTTGAATAAGTTCACTTCGGT gatcGATTATGGTCAACATATTGACAGTGTGCAAACTGATTTGGATTCTTTGAAAGAGCTTTTGAAGGGAGAAGGTTATCAGCTTGATGCTAATGCCTTGCTTGGG CAGCCAATTGGAACAGCACCACCGATTGGCAGATTCTATTTCGCGCAGCCCTCATTCGATGCCGATGCTTTGAGCAAG CTTTTCTCTGGCAATGAGGATATCATGGGCTACGAATTCCCAATGAACTTACCGGAAATGAGTaacgaagaaaagaaaaacgccAACGACGGCACGGTCGCCACCTTTTCGACCGACAACAGCAGCGGCTCTTCAG GTCACACACCGGGCACACCGTATCATTTCATGGCCTATAGAAATGCTGCTGGAGGACAGCCCGCTGCTACTGATTACATCGATCTTAATGCACTTCTCAGTCTCGAAGAAAACAACAACACGTCTCTATTTTAA
- the LOC129744516 gene encoding F-box/LRR-repeat protein 20-like: protein MYRNAERNLYNKDYDDFGPKYSDLPMEILVEIFGYLNPGDRFAVGLTCKRWLEATQYQLFVNDVCFSFIKTHFGDNINPACNLLKSSRVFQTIIFSQVEFNDSDIFFSRFGENIQNLTFKACDIREKTFVNILTNTPNLRSLKVEGCRELLMPGRLFESETEKGVIAQNFRQITSLSLAYNRYLSDALFKRIVMLTPNLRSLDLSGCSISFHKGLYRKFYPGRPDDASENVLTFHYITQIITRQVDKIKDLNFSSTLIDGDALEVLSSLQNLRLDSIDLSLCDQLTNPGISALAQHQSFISYLDVSKSARFTDSSLLIVCKHMVNLKSLKLRRCRALTDQGVQHIAELKQLQVLDISECESVTGQGIIRGIATAQNPVLVELYVSALNLCESSVIKIAENFPSLRLLDMSYCFHSVSDLCLQIVFKSLIWLRHLNLDYCDKISDSAMTGVRMLQKVQDYELNKSTVSNAVQVEPMSEEPQAQEEMFKISLRSKAEQEIVNDAKRKKAMMEICQQNVVNKDDSCSEYTIDMLKGLRVLRLSQCNKISDISLIYSFKLIELKELSLAKCQQISIEGIRVLVKNCTSLEILDLSECHNINDKSVELIAIHLKRLQTLSLDRCFQLSDFSLDYIAIHCLNLRTLDVRGCRNMCAEPNLRLINVPTLRTIHMSKPGPYVGEPGYFVKKPPPPPMPKRI from the exons atgtatagAAACGCTGAAAGGAATTTGTACAATAAAGACTACGATGATTTTGGCCCGAAATACAGTGACCTACCGATGGAG ATACTCGTTGAAATATTTGGTTATCTGAACCCTGGTGACCGCTTTGCTGTTGGACTGACTTGCAAACGATGGCTGGAGGCTACTCAGTACCAACTATTTGTGAACGATGTGTGCTTTAGTTTCATCAAGACGCATTTTGGAGATAACATTAATCCAGCTTGTAATTTGCTGAAGAGCTCCCGAGTTTTTCAAACCATCATATTTTCACAAGTAGAGTTCAATGATTCGGATATTTTCTTTTCTCGATTCGgagaaaacattcaaaatctaacttttaaaGCTTGCGACATACGGGAGAAaacttttgttaatattttgacCAATACACCGAACTTGAGAAGTTTGAAGGTAGAAGGATGCCGCGAGTTACTGATGCCGGGGAGATTGTTCGAATCTGAAACTGAGAAAGGAGTAATTGCACAGAATTTTCGCCAGATTACCTCGCTCAGCCTCGCTTACAACAGATATTTATCGGACGCCTTATTCAAACGCATTGTTATGCTGACTCCAAATTTGAGATCACTGGACTTGAGTGGCTGCTCAATTTCATTTCACAAAGGATTGTACCGCAAATTCTATCCAGGACGACCGGATGACGCATCAGAAAACGTACtaacatttcattacattacaCAAATCATCACTCGCCAGGTAGATAAAATTAAGGATTTGAACTTCAGCTCGACGCTGATTGATGGAGACGCTTTAGAGGTGCTATCGAGCCTCCAAAACCTAAGACTCGACTCTATCGATTTGAGCTTATGTGACCAGTTAACAAACCCTGGCATATCAGCGTTAGCTCAACATCAAAGCTTCATAAGTTATCTTGATGTTTCGAAATCAGCGCGATTTACAGATTCTAGTTTGCTCATCGTCTGCAAACATATGGTCAACTTAAAATCACTGAAATTGCGGCGCTGCAGAGCACTCACAGATCAAGGAGTTCAACACATAGCTGAGCTGAAACAGCTTCAAGTGCTGGACATATCCGAGTGCGAATCAGTTACCGGGCAAGGTATCATCAGAGGTATTGCAACGGCCCAGAATCCCGTACTCGTAGAGCTGTACGTAAGTGCACTGAATCTGTGCGAGAGTTCGGTCATAAAAATAGCAGAAAACTTCCCATCGTTACGCCTCCTAGACATGAGTTACTGTTTCCATTCAGTATCGGATCTATGTCTACAAatcgtttttaaaagtttgatatGGTTGCGTCATCTCAATTTGGACTATTGTGATAAG ATATCGGATAGTGCGATGACGGGGGTAAGAATGCTCCAAAAGGTACAGGATTATGAGCTGAACAAATCGACTGTTTCAAATGCAGTGCAAGTTGAACCCATGTCTGAAGAACCCCAAGCTCAagaagaaatgtttaaaatttcactGCGCAGTAAGGCCGAGCAGGAAATTGTCAACGATGCTAAGCGCAAAAAAGCGATGATGGAGATATGTCAGCAAAATGTTGTTAACAAAGATGATTCCTGCAGTGAATACACCATCGATATGCTCAAAGGTTTGCGAGTTCTTCGTCTATCCCAGTGTAACAAAATTTCGGACATTTCCCTGATTTATTCCTTCAAATTGATCGAATTGAAGGAGCTTAGTTTAGCCAAATGTCAACAGATTTCAATCGAGGGTATACGCGTTCTAGTGAAAAACTGTACGTCACTGGAGATTCTGGATCTGAGCGAGTGCCATAATATCAACGACAAATCAGTAGAGTTGATAGCTATCCATCTTAAACGCTTGCAAACATTGTCACTAGATCGATGCTTCCAGCTATCTGATTTCAG CTTGGACTACATAGCCATACATTGTTTAAACCTCCGAACGCTGGACGTCCGGGGTTGTCGCAACATGTGCGCGGAGCCTAATTTGAGGCTCATCAACGTACCCACACTGCGCACCATACACATGAGCAAACCAGGCCCATACGTCGGTGAACCTGGATATTTCGTTAAaaaaccaccaccaccacctATGCCAAAACGTATCTAA